A genomic window from Tachyglossus aculeatus isolate mTacAcu1 chromosome 9, mTacAcu1.pri, whole genome shotgun sequence includes:
- the DUSP19 gene encoding dual specificity protein phosphatase 19 → MQALVQQEIRAFSRARLRKQCTRVTTVTGKRMLETWKDARWHVLEEGEPRGGAEAWGYVQDLRLDLQVGLIKPWLLLGSQDAAHDLDTLKKYKVTHILNVAYGVENAFLGDFTYKNISILDLPETNIVSYFPECFEFIEQGKSEGGVVLVHCNAGVSRAAAVVIGFLMKSEELTLPRALAAVKSARPAARPNSGFLDQLRGYQPARNGQ, encoded by the exons ATGCAGGCCCTGGTGCAGCAGGAGATCCGGGCCTTCTCCCGGGCCCGCCTGCGGAAGCAGTGCACCCGGGTTACCACGGTAACGGGCAAGAGGATGCTGGAGACGTGGAAGGATGCTCGCTGGCACGTCCTGGAGGAAGGGGAGCCCCGCGGAGGGGCGGAGGCCTGGGGTTACGTGCAGGACCTCCGCCTGGACCTGCAGGTCGGGCTCATTAAACCCTGGCTGCTGCTGG GCTCTCAAGATGCTGCTCATGACCTGGACACCCTGAaaaaatacaag GTCACCCACATTCTCAACGTGGCATATGGAGTAGAAAACGCCTTCCTCGGCGATTTCACCTATAAGAACATTTCCATCTTGGACCTGCCTGAGACCAACATCGTATCTTACTTTCCGGAATGCTTTGAGTTTATCGAGCAAGGCAAATCGGAG GGCGGGGTGGTCCTCGTGCACTGCAACGCGGGCGTCTCCAGGGCCGCGGCCGTGGTCATCGGGTTCCTGATGAAGAGCGAGGAGCTGACCCTGCCGAGGGCCTTGGCGGCGGTGAAGAGCGCCAGGCCGGCGGCCCGTCCGAACTCGGGCTTCCTGGACCAGCTGCGCGGATACCAGCCGGCCCGGAACGGCCAGTAG